The genomic region acacatccgtaatgaaaaaaaaagcttttattttggtcttaaaaaacAGTTAATAGTTACATACTGAGGCTTCAATAAAAGTTTAACTGATCAACCAACACATAATGACCATGACAGGGCAGAATTCACAATAAGGTTatgtacaaatattttattcacaaattatttacatttgttaaaaaaaataaaataaaaaagattacatgttacatatatttacaaaaacattttgctttgtgtcagtgcTATTTCTATAGGAGACATGCTGGGTTCACTTTCATTGTACAAGGGCTTTTTGTGGTGTTTCCATGAAACAAGGATAACACGGACCAGGAATAAAAGACAGCTGAGGATAAGGATGAAAactgggaaaaaataaaatatagattaACATGTATAATTCATATCACAGAAATGCATTTGTTAttacctgcaaagaaaaaattgTGAGTCCCGGGATCCAAATTGGCAATGTTCCCACTTAACCACAAGATGACTACAGGATATATGGTGAAGATGTAGCGCACATGTACGTCAAAGCAGAAGTTCTCAAATAAAAACCTGAAAGAAAAGCATTTAAATCATTCTGTAGTATATTATATGATATAGCGGTCTGAATGTTTGTCTTACCACACAAAGAGCACTATGAGCAGTAGCATTTGAGACACGGCGGCACAGTCGCAGCGGGAGGCTCCGGTCTGGTACTGCATGAACATGGTCAGGGTGAGCAGAGTGGAGAGGGTCCCCCATGTGGCGTACAGTGCTATGCCATTCTGCACCTATAGGACATGCTAGTCAGGTAATTTCGTGGTAAGTTTGAATAATGATAGATGAGTGAGGTTGGATGACTATATGAAGGACTATAATTATacacaaatactttaaaatgacttgaattttaAAGAAGTAATAAAATAGAAAGAATGGGGATAGGAGTAACAAATGAGCTACTTTCTGCAAAATCATTATTAGCATTGTTTTTAATGCTATTGGGAATATGAACATAAGAACTGGATGATACTTTCAAATGACTCTTTGTATAGGACTTCCAAATTCACTCAACTTTAAACTTTATTGATAATACCTGTGAATTTATGCTTTTCTGTTATGATTCAACATGGCATGCCTCCAGCTGCGTAAACTTAGAATTACCTTTAGTATAGTTTTGTGGGAAGAAGGAGCTTTGAAATATACACTAATGGTTATcgggggaaaaaaagagaaaagactaTAGGATTAGCCTGTTCTGCCCTATAAacttttttacttaattaattaATCGACTGACTGAAATATTTAAACACTATTCACAAAAGGAAAAGTGCTGTTTTCAATGTCAACACTAGATGTCACTGAACAGTTACACCGGATAGCTTTAATAAGgtatattttaaagtttggccagtaaacctttttttttttttttttttactatctgGTCTTTTTAATAACATGGAATTAAAATccagtaaataaatatacagtcaCCTTGTGTTATAATCATGTTAATAAACGCTGACTCTTGAATCTATTAAGCATGTCTTATTATTaacatttacaaacacattttacaagtcTCACAATTACAACGTGTTTTTTACCAGTATTCTGTAGAGCCAGAGGTCGATCCTGTGGTTCTTGTAAAGCCAAGCTCCATAGATCTTCAGTCCGTggcaggagaagaagagaatgGTGTAGTCTGTACCCGTCATGAGCCCAGAGGTGACCATGACAGAAAACAGCgctctgtaaatgtaaataatataaaatcacATACACAATGTTTGGAAAATAGGCTTATGTAATTGTCAAGGAAGAGTGTATGTCTGTGCACTTACTCTCTgtcaaataagaataaaaaggtGATGTTAAGGCATACATTAGCTATAACAGAAATATGAAATCCATAGCAGAATGCTGCAGGGGTGGTGTACATCCAGTCATAGGCAGTCCTGGAAAAGACGTTCAAAATTCTTAAAATTAATACACAATGTGGACCAAAAGTGATAAGGAGTTAAAGTGTAAATTTGAGCAGAAGTTAGAATTTTGGTACAgttaaaagttattattttttgttccattttatGTTATCAAAGCAAAATATACGACAAAATCTAGGGCTACTTCaagtttttttagtgcaataaacacaaacaaaactaaaactaaaacaaaccaaGTCGATTTTTTGGGTAAAAAAACAACCTAGACTTCTCTCCGAGTGGGATAAATAATGTTCTACGTAACCTTACAAGCAAATGTCTAGCCTATAGTCTCGACAACTGCTACAAGTACTTCTACTGTTGCAGTTTTTGGTCATATAAAAGTATAACAGAGTacaaatgtatatgtataagAGTATATAAGTATGAGACTTGatgataaaaataaagctgtatttTGCCTCTGTATAATTTCAATGCAACCTCTTTCTTCCACAATGGTGAAAACCTGAGTTAAAGAATGCACAATACTACTACCTCAATGTTGAACTtcctttttgtacttttactacagttcAGGTAACACACATAATTCACTCCACCAAAAGTGTATGTATTTTTCATGTAATCTAATGTAAGTATAAAGTATTATAAACTGCCTTACCTTCTGCAGAGTCCACTGATGAAATAAAGAAACATGGCTAACACCCAAATGTATATGAAATCCCACACAAAAAAGGTCCATTGTACCGGTGTGAATGGAGTGGTGTACTTCAGTAGCACATCCTCAGTACTCTGGGTGAAAATACCTGCAGAAACACATCATTACATCATCAGATAAAAAATTTATATGTGTTGTCAAACTACTCACCAGTTCTGGCTCCAAAACGTgatattatattaaaagttAATGCtgctaaaaaagtaaaaaatcccACTAGCATGAGCAGAGAACGGGTTGGCATCATTGTTCCCGGAAAAGGTTGAAGTCCATAGAAGCTGACACTTTTTACACCAAAGTTCTACAGAAAAGTTTTCCACTAAGAGCGTAGCCGTGGTGACGAGATAACGGCCATCATAATGTGTCTTGGTCTATGAATGCTTGTGTCATCTTTTTATGGGCCTGCACTGAGAATCTCTTATCTGTGGTCATAAAGAATGTCCTGTTTACTttctaaagcagggctaaagagCAACAAATCCTTAAAAATCTGATAGCTGTTTAAAAAAGTTTAGTTGAAATGTTATCTTTGTGAAAACTAATACTAAAATGGTCTTTTTTCACCCTATAGACAGTTTTACAAATGGCTGGTGATCTAGTTTCACTCAGTTCTCCATTATTAAAGTAAATAATTTGCATGGAGCAGTCACATGATCTGTGATTTAAAACATAAGcgtttctgtttagctgtgcatatgactgaaggaACTATAATCTGCACTCTTGTCTTTCAAAGTAAattttatcatgattatttatgttttgacttaTTTGTATTCTGattttcttattgtgtaaaaCAGAAtacttgaattactttgtgtactgtCACTAAAGTTTGAACATTGTGTTTGCCAATTCATATAATATAAATTATACATGGTTACAGTACAACATAAAATTTTATAAGCACATCAATCATAACCTGTTTATGAGCAGTAAGATCCTGTGATCGCAGTTTCACAGCATATGGGGGCAGCGTTGCACATTCAACTTATAAAAGAGACAACTAAGGTTTATACCTGTGTGTTTACTCATACAACTACAATGTTTAATCTTTTCTGAGTAGTTCATACTCATCAAATACATTTGGCTATAGCTCACAATTGTATATCTTTGCATAATGTGCCTTATTTGCTCCCAGAGCTCTGGTTTTACAATAAGCATTTTCAAATAAGAGCTTGAGGGACACAGGAGGTGGGTTGAATGTGAAAAATTTTACATAAATACTACCACCACAAAATAGTACAAAAATGACTTATAAAAATGACTATACAGAGATTCGGCTAAAAGTCAAATGAACCACCGAATGGACTCCCCTGCTCTCTGTTCTTATAAAGTATGTTTAAAGAAAAACTTTCCAAACAACAACCCTGGACAAATAACCACTATACAGTATCCattaaaccacatgttttttaaatggactCAAATCAAGCACAGATCCTGTTCACTCTGACCGTATGATCTCATTATTGTGGTGTGAGCTTGTGCAGTAGGCAGGTCCACACTCTCTCCAAAGGAAGCCCTCCACGCGGGGAGCCGTGCACTTGACATTTTCCTTTAGTGAGGCCAGATGTTGCTGTGGCTGTTGTCTCATTAACACGCTGTAATAATTAATGCTACGACTGCCTCAGATTAAAGGAGAcatgaaatacaaaatacacttttatacagtttaatccagacatgcccaaactgtggcccgggggccaaatgcggccctcagaccaatttttcttggccctcaagcttccagttgaattggcccatgttaccataaaaaaaagtactttttattgtacatttctgaaaatctactttaacaagcccatatcaaatatttactctgtcccattgaggatgtaagcatgaataaaggtcgaGTGGTTCAGtataacttgtaataataacacagatttgaagtattcactgtattcgcgaccagtctatggccctcaaccggccctcagctttgtctgtgtttatatatgtggcccttaatgagagtTTGGACCCCCCTGGCTTAATCTATACATTTTCTCTCATCAGtagcttactcagagttgtattctGGTTGAGTTCTAAATatctgagtaatcctgcatgATCCTGACCATGATCATGATCCCCTCTGTACATGGAAAAATCCCTTTTTTAAATTGAGTTCAAACTGCCTTTGACCCAATGcagtaaatattgtaaaaacataatTCAGATTAATAGCCGagctttgatttttttcagtgttcTGTGAGACTACAGTTCAAGTagctgggatgaaaaaaatataatttttaacattttcataaaatacaaaataaatgaaaaaaaaaatctgctactttctacccttcaattacaggtgtttttatgactCAAAAACCTTTTATACAGGCTTGCACACATATTATTGTGCAAAAAGGGTTGAATAAATTGTAACATTTGATACATAAGTCCCAGACCctaacagtcaacaagtgatTACAAGGGTAAACTGATCAGAGAACTTTTAACAGCAGTGACTTCACTAGCATCATCCATAATAGTTTTAGCTCTATTTTCCACATAATAATCTGGCTGTTTTAGATTGATTGCTATGACCCAAACTGCGACAGAGGACAAGCCACAATTTGTTGGCTGCTCATCACCTAATGAATGGAATCATATCCAATTACATGCTCGACATCTCTGATCGCGTGATTGTGAAAGATATGCGTGTGCCGGATTTATACAAGATCAGTGTCACTTTGCAAATGAATTATGATCCACTTTGGGACATGAAAGTCTTTGCAAGTTTTCCTCCatctgtcaaaacaaaacactgcaatTAAATAAGTCAACAAAGAGCCAGCCTGAACAGAAACAAGCGCCCACATCTGCTAATTGTCTTATTAAAAGGCTGACaaagaaactgaaaaaacagGACCTGAAAtacagaagaaaacacaagaGATTCAAGTGACCAAAATGGATACTGAAACTAGTGATGTGCTGTTAGTTGTCAGTGATACTGGCCGTGTCATATTTTTTCTGCCTTGCCCCAGTCTCTCTGTGTCATTCCCATTGTGTCCTCAGTGAATCAGGTTTGTCTTTTTGAAATGACAAATGAGTAAAAATAGCtaaccccaaaaaaacagccTAGTTCAGGatcatggagatgggtccccgagCTCTATACAGCAGCAGCTCACGGCACCTGACAGGTTGTCTCAGTGGCATtggttgaagaatgggtcaaatacaaaAAACGAATTTCTCTCATGAGGGACAAATAaagtacagggtgtccataaatactctttacaataaaaaaaattaaaataaaaaatacaaaggcaattgataagctACATTAATTAGATGTGTTCTATTGTATTGTAGtggttataaaaaaaattgtatttcagGCATCCTATTGATTAAAGAGACATCATTTCGAATGAACTTCTAAGAAATGGCTATTCCTCAAGAGAAAGCACAATGTGTATCATGGGTTCTATGTTACACATCTCGTGAATCAAACAAAGAtatgggacattactgaactaaagcaaaagaaaacagaTGTGATTGCAACCACTGATGAGGCTACGCTACAGCGAACATGACAAGAAATCAAGCACCGTTTTGATGTGCTTCATGCGACTAATGGTGCTCATATaaaggtgtattaaatgagatttaaaaaaaaaaaaaaactctggaaACCACTGAGCACAATAGAaaaaagtctgattaagatatcttacCAATTGTctttgtgatacttttttttttttttttaatgtaaggAGACTTTATGAACACATTAGGCTAGAAATATGGCTATTTGTTTAAAGGTTCTCCAttgcgcaaaattgactcttttaatccatgttatatattgttacttcctcacaaacatacctggagtccaaagctcaaaatgctctgttccgcctCGTACAATAgtataacattgatcagaaaattgcgtaatatgggtcctATAAAATCCAGTCTAAACTTTGaggaaaagcaataacctcCAACTGACATGAGCTGACATGAGGCGAAAAAAGTTagtaaaaatattgttaaaatatttgtgAGAAACTGAATTGCAAATTATAGCTTAGAGCCTCCTTGGCACGGTTCCTGCTCAGACTAGATTGGACAATTGGGACATTCCTGCATGAAGCGTTTGGTAATTAAGAAGCATGACTAACAAGCTCTGTGTATTTGGCCAGGCTGAGTGACTTTCATGCTAGATTTACACAGACGACATTTTGGGATCCCTAAAGAACTAAGTCACCTCTTAATGTCACAATTAGCCTGGCGTGACCAATAGCAGTGATGGGCCAAACTAGATTAACAAATGAAAATGGCTAAAGGACGCCAAAGGTGAGTGCGGGGCATATTAACTTCTAAATGCAATCAACCTCTTGTCCAAGTCCCCCAGCCGTGTTATTAGGCAACTGATGACACAATTCATTTAAAGTGCCTCGGTCAAGTTAGACTAATAATTTCAccaaaacacagttaagattTTGTTAAAAGTATTACAAATTTTGACCCGACTTAGCATTTTTTAAACACCTTATAACGTAATTTAACTTCCTGACTGGAAATTATGGCATAATTTCAAATGCACAGGACAAGTTAAACTCATAATTTGACTAAAACAGTTAAGattttgttaaaagtatcaTAAATTTGGACCTAGTTTGTTTGCTTTTTGCagattataattttacttcctgattgaaaattatgacatcacactagggaattTCATCACTATTACCTAGGAACCATGAGATACATTGTacacagaaattattatttgacaaacaCCTTAAGAGACCGTTTAGCTGGTGTAAATAATGATAGACCCAAACAGCCCTGATATTGTGCAAGAGGTAATGTTtttcaaatacaaaactgaCGCAAGGATTTGTCACCATAAGGCTGATTTCCTTGTTCTCCTTGTGGCCCACTGGCAGCGATAAAACTAACTGTTCAATCGCtctttaaaagaaaatcattaaAGCCCCACGGAGTCTCTACAGTAGCACATTACGGCTGAGAAGGGCGCAGGCAGGGAAGCAGCAGGTAATCTGGAAATGGAATGTAAGAGCTGTTTTTCACAAAGTTTACACAAGTACCCAAGTCCATCACAGGAACGTTTAAACAGGATTGGAATGTCTTCTGCTGATTTATTATATATCTTATGAATTatcttttagtttagtttttatttcaagAAACAAAATATTGACTTAATCGATTTTGCTACATTTATTAAGACACAGCGTAATACTGCTGTGccaaaatgttgaaaataaacagttttgtcTTGTAAATGTTACCAAGTTCAGTCTTAGCAGTTTGCCCTTTTCTTAACACGTTTTGCATCAATCTTATGTATGTGCATTTAaagtaatggaaaaaaataacaacaatgtaattctttttttttaattccagAAAGCGCCATCTTAAAATGAGTTTATCAGCTGTTGCATATACTGTAGCTGGCTTTTGAAACTTAACAAACCAGCTGCAAAGTTGGTTGCGTGAACAGAAATGCCCCAGGTGTGTGGAGAAGCAGTCGCCATGTCTCGAGCTCTGATGAAAGTGTTCCTGAGATCACGTCCAATTTGACACAGTCCTCTCCACAGCTCCTCAGTCAGACAAGCCATCACCCCAGATAAGTCTCCACACATGAAACCATTTGGGCCAGACCAGAGAGGCTGTCACAATAATATTATGCTTCCACCACAACATGAGAGTATGGTCTTGGATTACTGCTACCACATCTCATTCCACTGGCCCCATGAAATTTTGCTATTGTAAATTTAATGTTATGCCATATTATAACTaaagtaataaagtattttttttaaatcaaccaGTGATTCTATATTTGCTGctatattcgctgaaaacaatgtgtcaatatgttttataagtctCACGTTTCTGGAGCTTTGAGTCCTccatcactcccccttcagaacaatatcacaacacaatcagcatgtgCTCTGCTAATTAAACTGCAGCATGtcatatcaggtttgtcaagttgctttgTCCAGTTTTGTGTCAATCCTTTTGTATGTTATGgtacaaagctccaaaaagtcactTTTACGTAATACCCCCTCGTTAATTTAACACAATTAATAATTTAAGTCTGTATTATCAGTTATGCATaggaaataaatgaatgacaACCCTTGTGCATTGTACATTAGAATATAGATAAAAATGGTACTGCACTACTTACGAGTTATATCTGGAGCCGTGGGCAGTGAGTTCAGTGTACTCACTTCTCTGCTCTGGTCAATTTACAGGATCTGAATTTAATGTTAATATGAGAAGAAAAACAGGAGATATATGAAAAGAccagaaacatttcaaaaatatgAGTATCAAACTACAGTATCAAAGCTTGATTGATTTACACACTGTTCACTGTATGTGTCTGTAGCTTCATATCTTTCACCAGCAAGCTCACTCTAAAGCCCAAGTATTATATGAACCAGTCCCACTCTTTTATCTCTCAGTCCCCAGTCAGGCCCACAGCCTCACACTGCTGACGAAACGCTGCTTTGGTCCCTTTGTTAGATTCTCTCTGATGTAGATTTGACTCAGTTTATTCCTGTCCTTTATAAAATatagacttttattttttttaacaagtgGGTATTATAACATGCTTAAAAGCTCTTACAGGacacatattatacaaaatggatttctgCTGTCAAATTGTATTCACCATACCACATGCTAATTGTGTTGGGGCATGTTACTTAATTaaataacattattttttttcccatgatttgaattccctctgctgccagtagatggacACCTACACCAGATTTGAATGTGGGGAAATAATGTCTGGTTTTACACATAGTCATTACTTTAAGTTAAAACATGAGATGCCAAAGCAAATCtactcaagagcatgtttaaaagtaaaaaaaaaataatgcatatGTGTGCTGTAAAAgctcattttgcataatatgtctcctttaagaaAAGCTAATCAGCACGTTAACATTTCTAATCATGAAGCGTTTTTTCCACTGCATATTGAACTTTTGTCAGATAAAGCGTTTGTTTTGCAGcagcatttttatattttatttctgaaCCAGAAAGCTTCAATTTTGTGCAAATTCCTTTGAAGATTACATTTTCCTAAAATTTGACATAATTCCACAATTTTTGAACGTGGATGGAACACAACAgcatttcaaaaatatagtgagGAGAAATGCTGCTGCCTTTGTTCTCAGCAGATTGACTACAGACTAATACAGTTCAGGAAtaaatgctttatttatttagccaaTCCAGAGTCATCAATAATGTCTAACACTATATTAACTTTAATCTATAAACATTATAAGGttttggagttttaaaacttttaaaacttgGGCTTGAGGTATAATTTATTCTTGTCAGTGAATATTAAACATTGCTCAAATCAGTACTCTTAATGCTATTTTGTGCAGATGTGGAGATGGGTCCATGGGCTCTGGATCCATGTCGCCCGAGCAGCAGTGACAGCTGGATGAACCTGGTTACACTTAACCTACAATAGAAGAAGAAAGATGCCAAAATGAATGCAATATCAATTGCCTGGAGGTTGTCCTCTTTAGCAAAAATGGGACAGACCTTCTTGACTTGTGCCAGCGCATACGGGATACAGCGGGTTAGAAGAGTGCAGAAGACAGAGACAGGTGGAGCGAGAAAGAGTGTGGAGAGCACTGGAGCAGTAATAACACAGTCACAGCCTTCACCTTCTACCTGTCAGCCAGATATTTCAGAGTAACATTGtgtaaaaagacagaaagagtgaCACACAATAATAAAGACTTAAGTCCAATCCTTCGGAGACTCTGGGCGTTTTAGAGTGATCAAAGGCTGCGctcacatgtttaaataatgcaGGCCAGATAAAGCCCGAGTTGGGAGGGAGGGAACTCTCTGCACCCACTGCTTGAAGGTCAATGCTTTCATTTTGTGCCACGCTTCCACATCCATAAACAGTCACAAGTCAATGCCTGCAGTAAACCAGCCCATGAAAAACATAAAGAGAAATAAGAAAACAGCATCAATATGTATTTACTGAGTAACACAGTGTTGTTTTGGTGGAAAGTAGTTTGTTACTTTTGTGAagtcattttggttgtttatttttccagtaTTCTACATGATTCTTTTCTCCCCAATCGTTGTACAGGTACAATGTAACTTTGAAGGAGGGTTcaccccctgcttgtctccacagagatgctattattttgcctgcaatgttccacagtatgacatcttATAGATtctctccgtggagacaagcagatggccaagttacacatcagatcagtggaaaaagaatgcatgttgtgtcaggtatttttgagcaatgaaaataaATGGCAGCTGGATCAATTTAATGCTATAcaaaacattccagataaagacatctccacggagacaaacaaATAGTGCAcctctcaccagaaaagttatatgcACCTTAAGGTAAATGCAATTGCGAATTGATGTGTGCTGGCTGATTcttaaattgtattttacaAACCATCTATTGTCATATGAATGCACTGGGTGACATACCTCAACCCTGGGGTCATCTCCACCGCAGCAGTAAAACCCTCAAacctcttcatcatcatcagtgTCAATAGTTCCAACCTGAGTAGTCACATTCCCAACTTTTTATTATAGGGTAAAAGTTCCAAATTTTCAATACACTATTCACTACACCTACACTTGTTTGTCCCTGTCGTCTCTGGATTGCCAGCGCCTTCATAAGagcacaatacaacaaaatctATTGTCTAAACTGTCAAGGTTAGTATCACTTTTTAGTCAGTGAACAATAGCTTAATACCTTCAATACTTCTTACATTTTATCCAAATAAGTAATATCAAACCCAGCAtttgttttctcaaattttatctgataaaaaaacaaaggcACATGAAATTATGACTCACAGATCCCAATATGGCGAACAAAAACTAGAGTACACTTTCTAACGTTGTCTTTCAATATTTTATGCATCTTCGAGAATTTCTTTTGTAAAGTTTAAGGAAGTTTGAAAAATACAATTCTCGCAGCAGGGAAGGGGAAATAAAAGTGGCAAAGTTTTGGTAAGCCCTGAGTTTCACATTTATGGTGCAATTTAAATTCAGCGACACACACTTCTCAAACGAATGTATCTTTAAATGAGAAAGGAGAGGTAAGCTATATGCAACATTCTTTTTCAGTCTCAATATTGACAGGAATGGGTATTAGGACTGCAAGGTTAATCAcactcaaatcaaaattgcaattagtACAT from Periophthalmus magnuspinnatus isolate fPerMag1 chromosome 20, fPerMag1.2.pri, whole genome shotgun sequence harbors:
- the LOC117388441 gene encoding uncharacterized protein LOC117388441; this translates as MMPTRSLLMLVGFFTFLAALTFNIISRFGARTGIFTQSTEDVLLKYTTPFTPVQWTFFVWDFIYIWVLAMFLYFISGLCRRTAYDWMYTTPAAFCYGFHISVIANVCLNITFLFLFDREALFSVMVTSGLMTGTDYTILFFSCHGLKIYGAWLYKNHRIDLWLYRILVQNGIALYATWGTLSTLLTLTMFMQYQTGASRCDCAAVSQMLLLIVLFVWFLFENFCFDVHVRYIFTIYPVVILWLSGNIANLDPGTHNFFFAVFILILSCLLFLVRVILVSWKHHKKPLYNESEPSMSPIEIALTQSKMFL